TGGGGCAATGGTTATGTCTATGCATGATAATTATTGGAATATTGTTGATATTGATAAGGTCTTTTATTACGAAACAAATAAATGTTAAAGGAAATGTATGAAGATAGTTATTGTTTTATTCTTAAGTTATTTTATATTGAATGCTGGTGTTAATCATCATGTTCTAATTGGAGGAAGGGCTGGCTATCAATTACAGTTCTATAACTCTGATGTTTTAGGTGATTTTATTGATAATTTTAATAATCAGATTAATAGAAAAATTCATTCTAAAAATGATGGCGAAGAACTTGAGAAGCCTGATCTTTTTAATGGTTTCTTTTTGGAATATTCTATTTATAAGTATTTAGACAAGAGTTCTGACTATATGAAAATGTACGATATTTCATGCCAGTTCGATTTTCAATCCAGAGAAGATATTTGGAGTTTTAATTATGAAAATGTCCTAGGTCAGAGTCTTGAAAGATATTATGACTACACTTATTGGAGTTTTTCCGGTGATTTTTCTTACGGTATAAGTCCCATTAAAAATATAATTTTGAGTGTTGGTGGAGGAATAGGTTTTGAACGTTTTGATATTAAAACAGGATTAAATATTAAACACCTGCCAGACAATGTTTCTAAAAAAGATGCCTATGATTTTGAAAATAATTACTTTTCCATAGACAATCCTAATTCTCAAGAGCCAGAATGGACTACACATACAGATTCTACTTCAATTCAAAACGGAACTTTTGAGGGAATGGGTGTATCTTTAAAATCCTACGTTAAAGGAGAATATTTCTTTACAAACAATATTGCAGCAGAGATGGTTTTGGGTTATAAATTTTCATATATTGGCAGGCTTGAAGATTCATCAGGGGAAAAACTTAGAAAGAATCAAGATTCGCAAAGTTTAATGGACTTATCATCAAATGTTTATTTCTTACGATTTGGTTTAAACTATTATTTTTTAATGGAGTAATTATGCAATTTCCACAGGTTCGCATGAGAAGACTCAGACAAAATAGATCAATAAGAGACATGCTAAGAGAAACAGCTATTACGCCAAATGACTTAATATTTCCATATTTTGTTTGTCCAGGTGAAAATATAAAGAATGAGATAAAATCAATGCCAGGAATTTATCAATACTCTATAGACAATCTTTTAAGAGACGTAGAAGAATTGGTAAAAAAGGGCTTAAAATCAGTCATTCTATTTGGTATTCCTGAATTTAAAGATAGTATTGGTTCTTCAGGTTGTTTACACGATGGTATTGTTCAGAAATCTGTTAGAGAACTAAAAAAACAGTTTCAAGATTTGTATGTGATAACTGATGTATGCAATTGTGAGTACACTGATCATGGGCATTGCGGACCTATTATCAATGGAGAAGTTAATAACGATGCAACTCTGGAAATTCTTGCAAAGCAGGCTGTAACTCATGCCATTGCAGGTGCAGACATGGTTGCTCCATCCGATATGATGGATGGTAGAATTCAAAGAAT
This genomic window from Candidatus Delongbacteria bacterium contains:
- the hemB gene encoding porphobilinogen synthase; translated protein: MQFPQVRMRRLRQNRSIRDMLRETAITPNDLIFPYFVCPGENIKNEIKSMPGIYQYSIDNLLRDVEELVKKGLKSVILFGIPEFKDSIGSSGCLHDGIVQKSVRELKKQFQDLYVITDVCNCEYTDHGHCGPIINGEVNNDATLEILAKQAVTHAIAGADMVAPSDMMDGRIQRIRAELDSKDFQNTPIMAYSAKFASSFYGPFRDAAGSTPSFGDRKSYQMDPANAREALREMELDFQESADIIMVKPALSYLDIIKTAKENFNIPIAAYNVSGEYSMVKAAAEKNWIDGNKIAMEILTSIKRAGADLIITYHFRDVIDLL